The DNA sequence AACACTTCGGTCTGGCGTTTGATTTCGTAGTGAATGGCGTTTCCCAAAAATTTGAAGGAATTAAGATTTTTAATTTCGGCCCTTGTCCCTAATTCTTTTGTCCCTTTGGGTTTGATTGAAATGTTGGCGTCACAGCGCAGACTTCCTTCCTGCATATTGCCGTCGCAAATTTCCAGATAGACCAAAATGTTGCGTAATTTTTTCAAATATTCCGTCGCTTCGGTGGCAGAAAAAATATCAGGACCGCTCACAATTTCGATCAGTGGAGTACTGCAACGGTTGAGATCAACATGACTGACCTTGGGGCTACCCAAGTCATGCACCAATTTGCCGGCATCTTCTTCAATATGAATTCTTTGAATGGGAATGCGTTTTGTCTTGCCGTCAGTTTGAATATCCAGATAACCGTTTAGGCAAATTGGTTTTTCGTATTGGGAGATTTGGTAACCTTTGGGGAGATCGGGATAAAAATAATTTTTTCTCGCAAAAATACTTTTCTCCTGAATGGTGCAATTAAATCCCAAACCCGCCTTGATTGCCATCGTAACCGCCGTTTTATTTAAAACGGGAAGTGTTCCGGGTTGGCCCGTGCAAACGGGGCAAACATGGGTGTTGGGAGGGGAACCAAATTGCGTGGAACAGGCGCAAAAGAGTTTACTCTTTGTTAACAATTGCGCGTGAACTTCCAAACCGATGACGACGTCGTATTTCATAAGAAGCAAGAAGCAAGAAGCAGAGAGGCAGAGAAGCAGAGATTAAAAAATCTGCCACTTTTGGGCTAAGCTTGATAGCATTGCCCCTATTTCTGCATATTTCCCCGTTAATTTAGTGTATTTGTCCTCTTCAATATAATTAAACTTCATTCCAAATTCCAACCATATCTTCATTTCTTCACAGGAACCGAGGCAATCAACAAGATGGCGTTTGAATATTTTTTCGTGTCTTCTTTTAGCCCATCCTTCTGCCAAATTTGCAGGAATGGAACGAGAGGCCCTTCGCATTTGATCAACGAGAGAATAGCGTTCTTCTTCCGGGAATGTTGTCGTGATTTGATAGATTTCCAAGGCTAGATGAAATGATTGTTGATAGACATTGAGATCACGATAAGTCTTGATCGGTTTTTTTTCAAATTTTGTCACCTCTCTGCCTCTCTGTTTCTCTGCCTCTTCTCTGCTTCTCTGCATCTTTGCCTCTCTGCATCCCTGCCTCTCCGCCTCTCTGTCTCTCATAAAGAAGGTTCCCTCAAGTGCCAGTCGGTTGCTTGTTCATAGGCAAACCCAAATTGCAAAAGGCATGCCTCATCCAGATGTTTGCCAATCAATTGCATGCCGATAGGAAGACCCGCGTTGGAAAAACCGCAGGGAAGCGACAATGCCGGCAGTCCCGCCAGATTCGCGGGGATTGTGAAAATATCCGAAAGATACATTTTTAAGGGATCATCGGTTCTTTCTTTTAAGCGAAAAGCGGGAGTGGGTGCCGTGGGAGTTATGATGGCATCCACTTTTTGAAAAGCATTTAGAAAATCGTTTTTGATGCAGGTGCGTACTTTTTGCGCTTTTAAATAATAGGCGTCGTAATAACCGGTTGATAAAACATAAGTGCCGATGACAATTCTCAGTGTGACTTCCGCTCCAAAACCCTGCGTGCGCGATTTTTCGTAAAGATCGAGAAGGTCTTCGGGATCTTTGGCGCGCCTGCCATAGCGTACCCCATCGTAACGCGCGAGGTTGGCGCTCGCCTCGGCCGGCGCAATAATATAATAGGTGGGAACCGCATAGCGCGTGTGGGGGAGGCTAATCTCTTGAACCTCCGCGCCCAATTCCTCAAATTTTTTGGCGGCAAGTCGAACGGCATCGGCCACTTCAGAATCAATGCCGTCGATAAAATATTCTTTGGGGATTCCCAGTTTCAATCCTTTGATCGATTTTCCCAAATTTTTTGTGTAATCGGGAACCGGCTCGTTCAGAGATGTTGAATCTTTTGCGTCGAAACCGGAAACAGCATTCATCATCAACGCAGAGTCGGTGATATCTTTGGTCATGGGTCCCGCCTGATCCAGCGAGGAAGCAAACGCGATGATGCCATAGCGCGTGATTCTGCCGTAGGTCGGTTTGAGTCCCACAATATTGCAGAGACTGGCGGGTTGACGAATCGAACCACCGGTGTCGGTTCCCATCGTGGCCGCGCAAAGATCAGCCGCTGTGGCGGCCGCGGAACCGCCGCTGGAACCGCCCGGGATATATTCCAAATTCCACGGATTGTTGACGGGACCGAAGGAGGAGAACTCATTGGAAGAGCCCATCGCAAATTCATCCATATTCAATTTTCCAAGCAACACGGCACCCGCGTTTTTAAAAGCTTTGGAGGTGCTTCCATCAAAAGGGGGAATATAATTTTCAAGAATTTTGGAGGCGCAAGTTGTTTTGATTCCTTCGGTGATAAAAATATCTTTCAGAGCGATGGGGATACCATCGAGGGAACTGAGAATTTTTCCGTTGGTGCGTCTGGCGTCGGATTCTTTGGCTTGTTTCAAGGCCGCTTCTTCGCACAGGGTGATGTAACAATTAAGTTGGGAATTAAATTTGTGAATTCTTTTGAAATAGTTCTGCGTCAACTCAAGGGATGAAATTTCTTTTTTTGCCAATTTTTCGGAAAGCTCTTTAAGCTTCATCGATCACCTGCGGGACTTCAAAAAGATTATGATCATGTACCGGAGCGATATCAATTATTTTTTCCGGTTTCTCAAATTTTTGAACCTGATCTTCGCGAAAAGCATTCACAGTAAAGGTTGCGTGGGAGGTGGGTTCCATTTTGGTTGTGTCAATTTCTTTGAGTATTTCGATATATTCCAGAATATGTTCCGCTTTTTTTGTAAAACGATTGAGCTCTTCTTCCGGAAACTTGAGTCTCGCCAGATGCGCCATTTTTTCGATGGTTTTTTTCATTTTATATCGGGGGGAACGACTCGCCACTTCGTGGCTCCTTCCCCCCGCACCCCTTTCGCTCGGACCGGCAAAGCCGGATCCTCACTCACAATCATTTATATTCAAAAATGGACAAAAGCCGCGTGAGGACATTGTTGTCCTGTCCGCAAAGAGTTTCAAAGGCCTCTTTATTCAAAAAAACTCCGTCACAGTGAAAACATTTGTTGATGGAAATTCCCTTGAAAACGATTGTATCGAGTTCAAAACCGCAGTTGGCGCACCGCATCTGGTGCGTCTCTTTCAAGGTTTCAATTTCTTTTGTTTTTAATTCGGAGCGCTTTTTTTCGGCCAACTTTCGTTTCTTTTCGGCCTCCAATTTTGCAAAATATTCTTCTTCCGCTTCGTGAGGTTTTTGAATCATGCGACGCCCATAACATACGCCCCAAAAGATGACAAGATTAAGGTGCCGCAAAGGCTATTTTTGGAGGCCGCCGGCAAGGGCTTGATACAGCGACAGTTCGGCTTCGACACCGTCTTGATCTTTGCGGGGGAAGGTGCGCGGGTCGATTTGTCCGATGGGTTTGCCGTATACCGCTTCCAATTTCAGACGGAGTTTTTCAGCAATGGCAGGGACATATTGCGCCAGCCAATCCGGCAAAGGACCTTGCGATTTTACTAAAAGCTTCACGGCTTGTGCGCGTGTTGAAAAAGAGTAACGGAAATCTTTTGCACCGCCGGCATTAATCACATAATCAGCCCAGTGAGCTAAGGCCTGTTCTACCTCTTCAATCGAATCAAACGGGGCATAATTGGCTTTCGCTAAGGCTGAAGTTATATGGAGCACTAATTTTTCTTCCGTTGCTGGGAAAAGTTCATCAGCCCTTTTTAAGATATAGCTTATTTCGGATTTATTAAATTCTCCTTCTCCTCCCTCAGGAAAATTGATTTTAAGAAATGTTTCTGAGGTAACAATTATTTTGAATTGTGTCAGAAATTCAGCAGTCGATTTTTGAAACCAGCCAGGATCGATAATTTTTAGGACATTTTTGATGCCCCCGGCATTTTTAATCTCTTTGTTGAGCCAATCCAGATGGTCGAAATCAATTTCATTTCTATCGATATCTGTAGCATCGGGATGTTTGCGCAAAATAGACACCAGTGTGGTTTCTCCGCTTAAAAGATCCAATAATTTTTCAAAAGATTGCATAACGGAAGAGCTGAGATATTCTGTAGAGGGAGTCGATTCTTCGA is a window from the Deltaproteobacteria bacterium genome containing:
- a CDS encoding four helix bundle protein; translation: MRDREAERQGCREAKMQRSREEAEKQRGREVTKFEKKPIKTYRDLNVYQQSFHLALEIYQITTTFPEEERYSLVDQMRRASRSIPANLAEGWAKRRHEKIFKRHLVDCLGSCEEMKIWLEFGMKFNYIEEDKYTKLTGKYAEIGAMLSSLAQKWQIF
- the gatA gene encoding Asp-tRNA(Asn)/Glu-tRNA(Gln) amidotransferase subunit GatA; this translates as MKLKELSEKLAKKEISSLELTQNYFKRIHKFNSQLNCYITLCEEAALKQAKESDARRTNGKILSSLDGIPIALKDIFITEGIKTTCASKILENYIPPFDGSTSKAFKNAGAVLLGKLNMDEFAMGSSNEFSSFGPVNNPWNLEYIPGGSSGGSAAATAADLCAATMGTDTGGSIRQPASLCNIVGLKPTYGRITRYGIIAFASSLDQAGPMTKDITDSALMMNAVSGFDAKDSTSLNEPVPDYTKNLGKSIKGLKLGIPKEYFIDGIDSEVADAVRLAAKKFEELGAEVQEISLPHTRYAVPTYYIIAPAEASANLARYDGVRYGRRAKDPEDLLDLYEKSRTQGFGAEVTLRIVIGTYVLSTGYYDAYYLKAQKVRTCIKNDFLNAFQKVDAIITPTAPTPAFRLKERTDDPLKMYLSDIFTIPANLAGLPALSLPCGFSNAGLPIGMQLIGKHLDEACLLQFGFAYEQATDWHLREPSL
- the gatC gene encoding Asp-tRNA(Asn)/Glu-tRNA(Gln) amidotransferase subunit GatC; translation: MASRSPRYKMKKTIEKMAHLARLKFPEEELNRFTKKAEHILEYIEILKEIDTTKMEPTSHATFTVNAFREDQVQKFEKPEKIIDIAPVHDHNLFEVPQVIDEA
- a CDS encoding zf-TFIIB domain-containing protein, producing the protein MIQKPHEAEEEYFAKLEAEKKRKLAEKKRSELKTKEIETLKETHQMRCANCGFELDTIVFKGISINKCFHCDGVFLNKEAFETLCGQDNNVLTRLLSIFEYK